The DNA window CTACGTGCTGGCCTACGCCTTCGCCGTGCCCGGCGGGGTGGTGCTGGTCGACCCGGGCTGGAACGCGCCCGAGGCGCTGGCCGCCCTCAGCGAGGGGCTGGCCGTCGCCGGGTTCCGGGTCGAGGACGTCCGCGGGGTCCTGGTCACCCACATCCACCCCGACCACTACGGCCTGGCGGCCCGGATCCGGGAGGTGTCGGGCGCCTGGGTCGGCCTGCACGCGGCCGACGCCGCCCTCGTCCCCGACCGCTACCGCGACGTCGACGCGCTGCTGGAGCGGACCTCGCGCTGGGTCGCCCAGACCGGCGCCCCGGCGGCCGAGCTGGCCGCGCTGCGCGACGCCAGCATGGCCCTGCGCCGCTTCGTGGTCGCCGGCCAGCCGGACCGGCTCGTGGCCGACGGCGACCGGCCGGACGTGCCCGGCTGGCGGCTGCGGGCGCTCCACACCCCGGGCCACACCCCCGGGCATCTCTGCTTCGTCGAGGAGCGGGCCGGGGTGGTGCTCACCGGCGACCACGTCCTGCCGACGATCAGCCCCAACATCTCCCGCCATCCCCAGGCCGGGCCCGACCCGCTGGCCGACTACCTGGCCTCGCTGGAGCGGCTGCGGCCCTACGGCGACGCGCTGGTCCTCCCCGGCCACCAGCGGCGCTTCCGGGGCCTGGGCGGACGGCTCGACGAGCTGGCCGCCCACCACGAGGCGCGTCTCGACGAGGCCCAGGCGCTGGTGGCGGACGGGGCGGCGACCATCTGGGAGGTCGCCACCCGGCTGGGCTGGAGCCGGCCGTGGGACGAGATCAACGGGATCATGCGCCGGGCCGCCCTCGGCGAGACGGCCGCCCACCTCACCCACCTGGAGCGCCGCGGCCGCCTGGAGCTGGCCGGCGACACCCCGCTGCGCTGGCGGGTCAGGGGTTCGCCGTCGCCGAGCTGACCCAGGCCAGGTAGCCGGAACTGCCGCGGTCGATCGGGACGGCGGTCAGCTCCGGGGTCTCGTAGCCGTGGTTGGTCTCGATGTGGGCGTTGACGGCGTCGAAGCGGGCGGTGGTGGTCTTGATCAGGCACAGCCACTCCTCGGCGGTCTCGATCGCCCCCTGCCAGCGGTAGGTGCTGGAGATCGGGCCGAGCACCTGCACGCAGGCGGCCAGCCGCCGCTCGACCAGGTCGCGGGCCAGCCGTTCGGCGTCCTCGCGGGCGTCGGTCGTGGTCATCGCCATCAGGTACCGGTCGGGCACTTGGCAGTCACCTCGTCGCGGGGTCAGGCTTGCTCGGGCGCAGGGATCGTACGGCTCGGGACGCGCCGGGCCAGCACGGCCGCCAGCAGGGCCACGGCGGCGGTCAGGGCGAAGGCGCCGGCGATGCCGGCCCCGGGCGGCCAGCCGGAGGCGGCCCCGGCCGCGACCAGGACCCCGCCGAGGCCGGCCCCGAGGGCCACCCCGAGGGTCTCGGTCAGCTGGAGCGAGGCGCTGGCCGCCCCCTCCTGACCGGCTGGGGCCTCGCCGAGCATGATCAGGGAGATGGGCGAGTAGGCCAGGCCGATCCCGAAGCCGCCCACCGCCCAGCCGGCCACCCCCACCGCCACCGGCACGGCCGGCAGCAGGGCGGCCGCCTCGCAGGCGATCCCGGCGGCCACGATCAGGAACCCGGCCCGGATCAGCCGCCGGCCCGGCCAGTCGGCCGCCTTGCGCTCCTGGACCCAGGACCCGGCCGTCCAGGCGAGGGTCGCGGCGGTCACGGCCAAGCTGGCCACGACCGTGCTCTGGCCCCGGACCGAGGTGAGGGCCAGGGGCACGTAGGTGTCGGCCCCGAAGAAGGCGAAGGTGAGCAGGCCCCGCGACAGCACCGTCACCGGCAGGCCCGGCCGGGCCGTGAGCGTCCCCGGCGGCAGCAGACCGCGCAGGGGGACCAGGCCGACGGCCAGCCCGGCGGCGACCAGCAGCGCTCCGGCCACCGGCGAGCGGCTGGTCAGGCCGGCAAGGACCAGGCCGGCCCCCGCGGCCACCGCCACCGCCCTGGCCAGCCGGCCCCGCTGCACCAGCGGCTCCTCCGGGGGGCCGAGCCGCCGCAGCGACCGCCAGGCCAGGGCGCCGGAGGCGAGCACCAGCGGCAGCAGGCCGAGGAACACCCAGCGCCAGCCGACGCTGGCCGCGACCAGGGCCGACACGGCCGGGCCGATCAGGCCGGGCACCACCCAGGCGGTCGAGAGGACGGCGAACACCCGCGGCCGCAGGGCCTCCGGATAGCTGCGGCCGATGGCGGCGTAGGCGACCGCCGGGACCGCCCCCGCCCCCAGCCCCTGGAGCCCGCGGGCCAGCACCAGCACCAGCATGGTGGGGGCGAGGCCGCCGATGGTGAGGCCGACCACGAACACCAGCACCCCGGCCACGAACGGCGGGGCCGGGCCGCGCCGGTCGGCCTGGCCGCCGGCGACCACGATGCCGACCAGCAGGCCGAGCTGGAAGGCGCTGGTGACCCAGCCGTACAGCCCGATGCCCTGGAGGTCGTCCTTGATCGTGGGCAGGATCGTGATGACGGCCAGCGCCTCGAAGGCGACCAGGGTGATGGTGAGCACCAGGCCCACGGTGAGCCCGCGCCGGGCGGGCGTCATCAGCCCGGCCGGCCGCCTCGACGACCGCTTCATGGTTGGCCCACGCGGTCATGCTACCGGCCAGGCCCGGCGGCCAGGGCCGGCTTGACAGGCAACCGGCGGGTTTGGAAGGGTACGCCCGTCGTCGGCCAACCCCCCAATCCCCCAATTGGGCCAACGGCACCGCACGGAGCACGCGCGGACGCCCACACGTCCGGGCGGCTGCTGCGCTGGTGACGGTTATGGCCCGCTTCCCCGAGAGGCTCGCCAGCTTGGGCAACGAACCGGCAGCACGCGGCTCCAGGGCACGACCCCGGCACGCCCGGGCCGGCTCGCCGTGGCCGGGCAAGCTCAAGATGGGGTTCCTGATCGTCTTCCCCCTGCTGCTGGCCTGGGCGCTGCTGCCGGCCAGCGCCAAGCCGGGCGCCGGACGGCCGCTCGGTCAGGACCGGACCGCCTCGGCCGCGCCGGCGCCCGACACCGTCCGGCTGGCCTCGCTGGTCAACGCCGAACGGTCCCGCCGCGGCCTGCCCACCCTGAGCGTGCTCCCCCGCCTGTCGAGCCTCGCCGGCGCCCAGTCGGCCCGCATGGCCGCGACCCGCCGCCTGTCGGCCAGCCCGGGGCTGGCCGACGCCGTCCAGCCGGCCTCCGTCTGGGAGGAGCAGGTCCGCTGCGCGGCCAGCGTCGAGGCGGCCCATCGGGAGCTGATGCGCTCGGCCGGGGCCAAGCGCCGCATCCTCAGCCGCTCCTTCAACGCCATCGGGGTCGGGGCGGCCAGCGGCGGCTGCGTCTGGGTGACCGAGCTGCTGGCCAAGGTGCCGGACGCGACCGCCGCCGGGACCGCCCGCCGGCCCGTGCGCCCGACCACGACCACCACCGCCCCCACCACCACGACCCGGGTGCGGACGACCACGACCAGGGCGGCGCCACGGACCACGGCGCCCCCGACGACCCAGGCCGCCGCCGGCGCCCCCGGGGGCGGGTCCACCGCCCAGAAGCTGACCAGCGACCTGTTCGACCGGCTCAACGCCGAGCGCCGGGCCAGGGGCCTGGCCGCGCTGCGCTGGGACGGCGACCTGGCCCGGGTCGCGGGCGACTGGTCGGCCGAGATGGCCAGCAGCGGCAACTTCCGCCACCGCGACCTTGGCGCGGCCGGCGACCTGGCGGGCATGGCCAAGTTCTCGGCCCTTGGCGAGAACATCGCCTGGGTCGAGGGCTACCCGAGCATGGGCAACCAGCTCCACGTCGGCTGGATGCGCTCGGAGGGGCACCGGGCCAACATGCTCCAGCGCGGCTACGACTCGGTCGGGATCGGGGTCGTCTGCTCCGGCGGCCGGGCCTGGGCGACCCAGAACTTCGGGCGGCTGGACAGCTCCAGCGCGCCGTCGATGAGCTCCGGCACCCCGGCCGAGGAGCCGATCGTGGCCACCCGGTCCGACGGCGTCCGCTGCTGAGCCTGGAAGAGGTTTCGCGGCCGGCGGCACTCGTGGTCAGATGGGCCTGCCAACGGTGGAGGCTGGGCCACCCCGAACGACGAACGACCGAGGCGGTGCGGGCATGCTCAAGGCATGGGTGCTGATCCAGACGGAGGTGGGCAGGGCCGGCGAGGTGGCGGCCGCCGTGACCGCCATCGACGGGGTCGAGCTGTCCGAGGTGACCGCGGGCCCGTTCGACGTCATCGCCAAGGTCGCCGCGCCCAACCTGGACGCCCTCGGCAAACTGATCGTCAGCCGGGTCCAGGCCGTCCCCGGCACCCTGCGCACCCTCACCTGCCCGCGCCCCGGCCCCGACCGCGGGGACGCGGCCTAGCCCGCGCGCCATGGGCCAGCCGCCACCGCCGCCGCTGCACCCCGAGGCCGAGCCGCTGGCCGGGCTGCTCGGCACCTGGCGGGGCGAGGGCGCCGGTGAGTACCCCACCATCGCCCCGTTCCGCTACGGCGAGGAGGTGCGCTTCTGGCACGTCGGCAAGCCGTTCCTGGCCTACACCCAGCGGACCTGGAGCCTGGACGACGGCCGCCCCCTGCATGCCGAGGCCGGCTACTGGCGGGCCAAGCCGGGTGGCGCCGTCGAGCTCGTCCTCGCCCACCCCACCGGCATCGTCGAGGTCCAGGAGGGCCACGTGAACGGCGGCCGGTTCGAGCTCCGCAGCACCACCATGGCCGGTACCGCCACCGCCAAGCAGGTCGACGCCCTCCACCGCCGTTTCGACCTCGACGGCGACCGCCTCAGCTACACCGTGGCCATGGCCGCCGTCGGCCAGCCCCTCCGGCACCACCTGGCCGCCGAGCTGCACCGCACCGGCGTCACGGCCTGACCACCCGGCCCAGGTCGGGCGGGGGCGGGAGGTGGGCCTGGGCCGCCTCCAGAGCCTCGGCCGCGGCCAGGGCGGCCGGGGGGAGGGGGCTGGAGCGGCGGGCGGCCAGGTCCACGTGGAGGGCCAGCTCCTCGTGGGTGGCGGCCAGGACCCCGCGGTCGAGGTTCTCCATGGCCAGCAGGTAGTGCAGCTTCTTGGCCGAGTGCCCGACCAGCCGGGCCAGGACGCGGTAGCGCTCCCCCTCGGCCAGCTCGGCGTGGTAGCGGGTGTGCTCCTCCACCACCATCAGGGTGGCCCCGGTCCGTGCCGTGTACTCGTCCGGGCCCAGCCCCAGGTGCGCGAACAGCCCGTCGGTGGACAGGTCGAACGCGGCCCGGTAGTGGACGACGTTCATGTGGCCGTTGTAGTCGATCGTCTCCGGCCCGGCCCGGCCGCCACCCACCTCCAGCCAGCCGTCGAAGTCCGCCACGGTCAGGCGAGCAGCCGGCCGGCCAGGTCGTCGAGGTCGGTGACGACCAGCTCGGGCGGGTCGGCCAGGGGGTCGAGGACCTTGCCGGGACGGGCGACGAAGGCGGCCCGGCAGCCGGCCCGCAGCGCCCCGGCGACGTCCCAGGCGTGGGCGGCCACCAGCAGCACCTCGCCCGGCTCGACCCCAAGGCGGTCGGCCGCCATCCGGTAGGGCTCGGGCGCCGGCTTGAGGCGGCGCACCGTGTCGGCCGACAGCACCGCCTCGAGCTCGCCGATGATGCCGGCGTGCTCCAGCTGGGCCCGGGCGACCCGCTCGGTCGAGTTGGTCAGCGAGGCCAGGCGCAACCCGCCCTCCCGCAGCCGGCGCAGGGCGCCGGGCACCTCCGGATGGGCGGGCAGGCGGGTCATGCCGCCCACGAGCTCCTCGCGCTGGTCGTCGGACAGCTCGACGCCGAGGCGGGCCGCGGTCATCTCCAGGGCGGCCCGGCCGACCGCGCCGAAGTCGGCGTAGCTGCCGGTGATGGTGGCCACCATGGCCGACTGGAGCAGCTGGCCGAACCAGGCCACGCGCACCCCGCGGTCGCCGAACACCCGCTCGAACGCGTCGTCGAGCGCGGCCAGGTCGAGCAGCGTCTCGTTGACGTCGAACACGCACACCGGCGCCATGGCGGCCTCCTCGGTCGCGGCCTTCGGCGGGCAGCACACCAGGTCCGGCGGCCGGCGGCAACCCGCCGCGCTGGTATGGGAGGCTGGCGTCATGGACGATGCCGGCGGGCAGCCCTTCTGCTACCTGACCACCACCGGGCGGGTGTCGGGGCGGCCGCACACGATCGAGATCTGGTTCGCCCTCCAGGGCCGCACCCTGTACCTGCTGTCGGGCGGGGGCGACAGGTCGGACTGGGTGCGCAACCTCCGGCGCGACCCGGCGGTCACCGTGCGGCTCGGGCGGCGCGACGCGGCCGAGCTGCCGGGTCGCGCCCGGATGGTCGAGGCCGGAACGGACGAGGACGAGCTGGCCCGCCGGCTGGTGGCCGGCAAGTACCAGCCGACGTACGGCGGCGACCTGTCCGGCTGGCGCCGCTCGGCCCTGCCGGTGGCGGTCGACCTGGCTAGCAACGGTCGATGACCTCGCGGGCCACCTCGGCGAGCTTGCGCTCCGACGAGCGGGCGCGGCGACGCAGGAGCTCCAAGGCGCGCTGGGCGTCGATGCCCTCGCGTTCCATGAGGACGCCCTTGGCCTGCTCGATCAGGACCCGGGCGGTCAGCGCGAACTGCAGCTGGGCGGTCAGCTCGGTCTTGTGGCGGGCGTCGGTGATGGAGCCGATCAGGCGGCCGAGCATCACCGCGAAGGCGCGGACCGCGCCGACGTCGGCCTCGGTCCAGTGGCGCGTCTCATACGCCAGGGCGTTGCAGGTCCCGATGGGCTGGTCGTCGAGGACGACCGGGGCCGACAGGACGCCGCGGATCTGGTTGGTGCGGGCGGCCGGGCCGAGCCGGGGCCAGCGCGGATCGGACCGGAGGTCGGGGGTCCAGACGACCCGGACGGTGGCGAAGGCGTCGATGCACGGGCCCTCGCCCAGGTCACGCTCGGCCCGTTCGAACGCCTGCTCGGCCTCGTTGGTGGCGGTCACCCAGCCCAGCGCCCCCTGCTGGTCGGCCAGCATCAGCCCGACCCCGTCGGCGCGGAGCAGGGGGATGGCGGCCTCGATGGTCTCCTGCAGGGCCTCGGCCAGGCTGTCCCAGTCGGTGGCGCCCGCCCTGCCCGGCGGCGCGTCGCCGGCGCGGGTCTCGGCCTCCCGCAGCGTCCAGCCCAGCTCCACCACCCCGTCCCGTCCCGCCGGGACCGCCTCGACGGCCACGGCGGCGGGGCGGGGCCCACCCCGGCCGGGCTGCAGCGTCAGCTCCCAGGCCTGGGCGCCGCCGTCGACGAGGCGCCGCAGGCGGTCCTGGAAGCCGGCCCGGTCGTCGCCGGCCACGAACGCCGACAGCGGCCGGCCGGTCAGGGCTCGCTGGAACAGCGACCGGTAGCGGTCGAGGCGGCCCTGCAGCCGCTGGCGGGCCTCCGGCAGCTCGGGGTGCCGGTGACGGGAGCCGTCGAGTTCCATGGCGTGAAGCTTGTTACCCCGGCGGCCGCCCGCAATCGGGCGCCGGCGGCCCGGCGGCGCTAGGCTACCGGCCATGGCGGGCACCGATGACTGGACGGTCGAGCGGGCGAATGCGGCCCTGCCCTGGGTCGGGGAGGCGCTGACCCGGATCCGCGAGCTGGTGGCCGAGGCCAGGCGCGAGCGCGAGGGGACGGCGGCGCTGCTCGAGGGCAACGGCCACCCGGCCACCCCGAAGGGCACCGACGAGCTGCGGGCCGCGGTCGAGACCCTGACCGGCGAGGGGATCGTCCTGCGGGACCTGGACGCCGGGTTGGTCGACTTCCCGGCGCGGCTGGAGGACGGCCGCGCCTACCTGCTCTGCTGGGTGCTGGGCGAGCCGGCGGTCGAGTGGTGGCACTGGCCCGACACCGGGTTCGCCGGCCGGCGGCCGCTGACCGACCCGCCCGCCTGAACCGGCCGGGCGGCCAGGACGGCCAGAGCGGGTCGTCGGCGGGCCGCGGCCCCTTGGGCGGCGCGTGCGGCGGCCGTCGCAGGTGCTCAGGTGAGCAGGCTGGCCAGCAGCACGAGGTTGAGGACGACCAGCACGGCGACCGCCGCCCTGGCCAGGCGGCGCAGGGGGGCGCGGTTGGCGAACGACCCCATGACGTCGCGGCGGCTGGTCAGGGCGACCAGCGGGATGGCCACGGCCGGGAGGGCCAGCGACAGGGCGACCTGGCTCCAGACGAGGGCGGCCACCTCGTTGACGCCGGCGGCCAGGACGACGACGGCCGGGACCATGGTGACGGCCCGGCGGGCGATCGCCGGCACGCGCCAGCCGAGCAGGCCGTCGAGGACGAGCTGGCCGGCCAGGCTGCCGGTGGTCGAGGAGGCCAGCCCGGAGGCGAGCAGGGCGACGGCGAAGCCGGTGGCGGCCAGGGGGCCGAGCATGGGCCGCAGCGTCTCGTGGGCCTGGCCGAGGGACTCGACCACGACCCCGCCGCGGCCGAAGGTGGCCGCGGCCATGATCAGGATGGCCGCGTTCACGAGCAGGGCCAGGTTGAGGGCGACGGCCGTCTCGACGGTGGAGCGGCGCAG is part of the Actinomycetota bacterium genome and encodes:
- a CDS encoding MBL fold metallo-hydrolase — encoded protein: MQTPPPVSPRAEQVLDGLWSIPVPIPGSPLPYVLAYAFAVPGGVVLVDPGWNAPEALAALSEGLAVAGFRVEDVRGVLVTHIHPDHYGLAARIREVSGAWVGLHAADAALVPDRYRDVDALLERTSRWVAQTGAPAAELAALRDASMALRRFVVAGQPDRLVADGDRPDVPGWRLRALHTPGHTPGHLCFVEERAGVVLTGDHVLPTISPNISRHPQAGPDPLADYLASLERLRPYGDALVLPGHQRRFRGLGGRLDELAAHHEARLDEAQALVADGAATIWEVATRLGWSRPWDEINGIMRRAALGETAAHLTHLERRGRLELAGDTPLRWRVRGSPSPS
- the cutA gene encoding divalent-cation tolerance protein CutA, producing MAMTTTDAREDAERLARDLVERRLAACVQVLGPISSTYRWQGAIETAEEWLCLIKTTTARFDAVNAHIETNHGYETPELTAVPIDRGSSGYLAWVSSATANP
- a CDS encoding MFS transporter — translated: MKRSSRRPAGLMTPARRGLTVGLVLTITLVAFEALAVITILPTIKDDLQGIGLYGWVTSAFQLGLLVGIVVAGGQADRRGPAPPFVAGVLVFVVGLTIGGLAPTMLVLVLARGLQGLGAGAVPAVAYAAIGRSYPEALRPRVFAVLSTAWVVPGLIGPAVSALVAASVGWRWVFLGLLPLVLASGALAWRSLRRLGPPEEPLVQRGRLARAVAVAAGAGLVLAGLTSRSPVAGALLVAAGLAVGLVPLRGLLPPGTLTARPGLPVTVLSRGLLTFAFFGADTYVPLALTSVRGQSTVVASLAVTAATLAWTAGSWVQERKAADWPGRRLIRAGFLIVAAGIACEAAALLPAVPVAVGVAGWAVGGFGIGLAYSPISLIMLGEAPAGQEGAASASLQLTETLGVALGAGLGGVLVAAGAASGWPPGAGIAGAFALTAAVALLAAVLARRVPSRTIPAPEQA
- a CDS encoding CAP domain-containing protein; the protein is MARFPERLASLGNEPAARGSRARPRHARAGSPWPGKLKMGFLIVFPLLLAWALLPASAKPGAGRPLGQDRTASAAPAPDTVRLASLVNAERSRRGLPTLSVLPRLSSLAGAQSARMAATRRLSASPGLADAVQPASVWEEQVRCAASVEAAHRELMRSAGAKRRILSRSFNAIGVGAASGGCVWVTELLAKVPDATAAGTARRPVRPTTTTTAPTTTTRVRTTTTRAAPRTTAPPTTQAAAGAPGGGSTAQKLTSDLFDRLNAERRARGLAALRWDGDLARVAGDWSAEMASSGNFRHRDLGAAGDLAGMAKFSALGENIAWVEGYPSMGNQLHVGWMRSEGHRANMLQRGYDSVGIGVVCSGGRAWATQNFGRLDSSSAPSMSSGTPAEEPIVATRSDGVRC
- a CDS encoding Lrp/AsnC ligand binding domain-containing protein; this encodes MLKAWVLIQTEVGRAGEVAAAVTAIDGVELSEVTAGPFDVIAKVAAPNLDALGKLIVSRVQAVPGTLRTLTCPRPGPDRGDAA
- a CDS encoding FABP family protein, whose product is MGQPPPPPLHPEAEPLAGLLGTWRGEGAGEYPTIAPFRYGEEVRFWHVGKPFLAYTQRTWSLDDGRPLHAEAGYWRAKPGGAVELVLAHPTGIVEVQEGHVNGGRFELRSTTMAGTATAKQVDALHRRFDLDGDRLSYTVAMAAVGQPLRHHLAAELHRTGVTA
- a CDS encoding thioesterase family protein; its protein translation is MADFDGWLEVGGGRAGPETIDYNGHMNVVHYRAAFDLSTDGLFAHLGLGPDEYTARTGATLMVVEEHTRYHAELAEGERYRVLARLVGHSAKKLHYLLAMENLDRGVLAATHEELALHVDLAARRSSPLPPAALAAAEALEAAQAHLPPPPDLGRVVRP
- a CDS encoding haloacid dehalogenase type II, encoding MAPVCVFDVNETLLDLAALDDAFERVFGDRGVRVAWFGQLLQSAMVATITGSYADFGAVGRAALEMTAARLGVELSDDQREELVGGMTRLPAHPEVPGALRRLREGGLRLASLTNSTERVARAQLEHAGIIGELEAVLSADTVRRLKPAPEPYRMAADRLGVEPGEVLLVAAHAWDVAGALRAGCRAAFVARPGKVLDPLADPPELVVTDLDDLAGRLLA
- a CDS encoding nitroreductase/quinone reductase family protein; translation: MAASSVAAFGGQHTRSGGRRQPAALVWEAGVMDDAGGQPFCYLTTTGRVSGRPHTIEIWFALQGRTLYLLSGGGDRSDWVRNLRRDPAVTVRLGRRDAAELPGRARMVEAGTDEDELARRLVAGKYQPTYGGDLSGWRRSALPVAVDLASNGR
- a CDS encoding GAF and ANTAR domain-containing protein, whose translation is MELDGSRHRHPELPEARQRLQGRLDRYRSLFQRALTGRPLSAFVAGDDRAGFQDRLRRLVDGGAQAWELTLQPGRGGPRPAAVAVEAVPAGRDGVVELGWTLREAETRAGDAPPGRAGATDWDSLAEALQETIEAAIPLLRADGVGLMLADQQGALGWVTATNEAEQAFERAERDLGEGPCIDAFATVRVVWTPDLRSDPRWPRLGPAARTNQIRGVLSAPVVLDDQPIGTCNALAYETRHWTEADVGAVRAFAVMLGRLIGSITDARHKTELTAQLQFALTARVLIEQAKGVLMEREGIDAQRALELLRRRARSSERKLAEVAREVIDRC
- a CDS encoding DUF2203 domain-containing protein yields the protein MAGTDDWTVERANAALPWVGEALTRIRELVAEARREREGTAALLEGNGHPATPKGTDELRAAVETLTGEGIVLRDLDAGLVDFPARLEDGRAYLLCWVLGEPAVEWWHWPDTGFAGRRPLTDPPA
- a CDS encoding Nramp family divalent metal transporter, which produces SLLWVLVAANLTAVMLQYLSAKLGIATGQDLAAAVGSRLPTPARLGYWLVAEGAMLATEMAEFIGVVVALRLLLGIGLAPAIGLGAVLVLGLLASGSMRRIERVIFLLLGVIGGVYALEVALARPAAGPILAGAAIPSLNGESLPIAVGILGAVVMPHNLFLHSGLIRSRCGSEPRRRVLRRSTVETAVALNLALLVNAAILIMAAATFGRGGVVVESLGQAHETLRPMLGPLAATGFAVALLASGLASSTTGSLAGQLVLDGLLGWRVPAIARRAVTMVPAVVVLAAGVNEVAALVWSQVALSLALPAVAIPLVALTSRRDVMGSFANRAPLRRLARAAVAVLVVLNLVLLASLLT